In Carya illinoinensis cultivar Pawnee chromosome 9, C.illinoinensisPawnee_v1, whole genome shotgun sequence, the following are encoded in one genomic region:
- the LOC122276531 gene encoding calcium-transporting ATPase 4, plasma membrane-type-like isoform X1 yields MERFLKDFDVDPSEEARTRWRSAVTIVKNRRRRFRNITDLGKRAKAEKNKREIQEKIRVALYVQKAAIHFIDGMVVKERLFRIIGPLSFVLSMINLCLSAAAGRAEYKLSEETREAGFSIHPDELASIVRGHDIKGLKIHGGVEGIARKVSVSLNHGVSTVDLPTRQKIYGFNRYTEKPSRAFLMFVWDAFQDLTLIILTVCAVVSIGVGLPTEGWPKGMYDGLGIILSIFLVVMVTAISDYKQALQFKDLDKEKKKIFTQVTRDEKRKKVSIYDLVVGDIVHLSIGDLVPADGVYILGYSLLIDESSLTGETEPVNIYEEKPFLLSGTKVQDGSGKMLVTAVGMRTEWGKLMETLIEGGEDETPLQVKLNGVATLIGKIGLIFAVLTFVVLIGRYLVEKALNHEFADWSSSDALTILNYFATAITIIVVAVPEGLPLAVTLSLAFAMKKLMDERALVRHLSACETMGSASCICTDKTGTLTTNHMVVDKIWISEKSIEVKGNVSEDILKSDLSGRVLGILLQAIFQNTSSTVDKDESGRNTIFGSPTESALLEFGMLLGGNFDAQRREFKILKVQPFNSDRKKMSVLVALPDGGVRAFCKGASEIVLRMCDKVVDCNGGSVPLPKEQAKNITDVINGFASEALRTLCLAFIDLETTSDESSIPDDGYTLIAVVGIKDPVRLGVKDAVQTCLAAGITVRMVTGDNINTAKAIARECGILTEDGVAIEGRELRSMSPEQMKDTIPRIQVMARSLPMDKHTLVTQLRKMFGEVVAVTGDGTNDAPALREADIGLSMGIAGTEVAKESADVIILDDNFATIVNVAKWGRSVYINIQKFVQFQLTVNIVALVLNFVCACISGSAPLTAVQLLWVNMIMDTLGALALATEPPNDGLMKRSPVGRNVSFITKAMWRNIIGQSIYQLAVLAVLNFDGKQLLKLSGSDASDTLNTLIFNSFVFCQVFNEINSRDIEKINIFRGMFGSWIFLGVMVCTVTFQVIIVEFLGTLASTVPLSWELWLLSVLLGSVSVPLAVILKCIPVERDITKHHDGYVALPTGEALA; encoded by the exons GAAAAGATACGAGTTGCTCTTTATGTCCAAAAAGCAGCAATACATTTCATTGATGGTATGGTTGTAAAAGAAAGATTATTTCGTATCATTGGACCTCTTTCATTTGTGCTTTCTATGATCAATTTGTGTTTGTCTGCAGCTGCTGGTCGAGCTGAATACAAGTTATCAGAAGAGACTAGAGAAGCAGGTTTTAGCATTCACCCAGATGAACTTGCATCAATTGTTCGTGGCCATGATATTAAGGGCTTGAAAATTCATGGTGGAGTTGAGGGGATCGCAAGAAAAGTCTCTGTCTCACTGAATCACGGTGTTAGCACAGTGGATTTACCTACCAGGCAAAAAATATATGGATTCAACCGTTATACAGAGAAACCTTCCAGAGCTTTTTTGATGTTTGTATGGGATGCATTTCAGGACTTAACCCTAATAATCCTTACTGTTTGTGCTGTGGTATCTATAGGTGTAGGACTTCCCACTGAAGGGTGGCCTAAAGGCATGTATGATGGTTTGGGTATCATTCTTAGCATATTCTTGGTAGTTATGGTTACTGCTATCAGTGACTACAAGCAGGCCTTGCAATTCAAGGATTTAgataaggagaagaaaaagattttTACCCAGGTAACTAGggatgagaaaagaaaaaaggtttcTATATATGACTTGGTCGTTGGAGATATCGTTCACTTGTCCATTGGTGATCTAGTTCCAGCAGATGGGGTTTATATATTAGGATATTCTTTATTGATTGATGAATCAAGCTTGACAGGTGAGACTGAGCCGGTGAACATATATGAGGAGAAACCTTTTCTTCTTTCAGGAACTAAAGTGCAAGATGGTTCAGGAAAGATGTTAGTAACAGCAGTTGGTATGAGGACTGAATGGGGAAAGTTGATGGAAACTCTGATTGAGGGAGGGGAAGATGAGACTCCACTGCAGGTGAAGCTAAATGGTGTTGCTACACTTATTGGTaaaattggcttgatctttgcTGTGCTGACATTTGTGGTATTAATAGGGAGATATCTAGTGGAAAAAGCACTTAACCATGAGTTCGCAGATTGGTCTTCAAGTGATGCACTGACGATTCTGAACTACTTTGCCACTGCCATAACCATTATTGTTGTTGCGGTCCCTGAAGGATTGCCATTGGCAGTGACTTTGAGCCTTGCTTTTGCAATGAAGAAATTAATGGATGAAAGGGCACTCGTGAGGCATCTCTCTGCATGTGAAACAATGGGTTCCGCTAGCTGCATTTGTACGGATAAGACAGGGACATTGACCACAAACCATATGGTTGTTGATAAAATATGGATATCTGAAAAATCTATAGAGGTAAAAGGTAATGTGAGTGAAGATATATTAAAATCAGATTTATCTGGGAGAGTTCTAGGCATCCTATTGCAGGCTATATTTCAAAATACTAGCTCCACGGTGGATAAGGATGAAAGTGGAAGGAATACCATTTTTGGATCACCCACAGAATCAGCACTCCTAGAATTTGGCATGCTTTTGGGTGGCAATTTTGACGCCCAGCGCAGAGAGTTTAAGATACTTAAGGTTCAGCCTTTCAATTCAGATAGAAAAAAGATGTCTGTGCTTGTGGCTCTTCCTGATGGAGGGGTACGTGCATTTTGCAAAGGTGCATCTGAAATTGTATTAAGAATGTGTGATAAAGTTGTAGATTGCAATGGAGGATCCGTTCCTCTTCCTAAAGAACAGGCAAAGAATATCACAGATGTTATAAATGGCTTTGCATCTGAAGCTCTGAGAACTCTCTGCTTGGCTTTTATAGATTTAGAAACTACTTCTGATGAGAGCAGCATCCCTGATGATGGTTATACATTGATAGCAGTTGTTGGAATCAAGGATCCTGTACGCCTCGGGGTTAAAGATGCAGTTCAAACTTGTTTAGCTGCTGGAATAACTGTCCGCATGGTCACTGGTGACAATATAAATACAGCTAAGGCTATTGCCAGAGAATGCGGTATACTCACAGAAGATGGAGTAGCCATAGAAGGGCGAGAATTGCGTAGCATGTCTCCTGAACAGATGAAGGACACCATACCACGAATTCAG GTAATGGCTCGGTCTTTGCCAATGGACAAGCACACCTTGGTGACCCAATTGAGGAAGATGTTTGGTGAGGTTGTTGCAGTTACTGGTGATGGGACCAATGATGCTCCTGCTTTGCGTGAGGCAGACATTGGACTTTCTATGGGCATAGCAGGAACAGAG GTCGCAAAAGAAAGTGCCGATGTCATTATATTGGATGACAACTTTGCGACTATTGTAAATGTAGCCAAATGGGGACGTTCGGTATATATAAACATCCAAAAATTTGTGCAGTTCCAGTTGACGGTTAATATTGTTGCTCTAGTGCTCAATTTTGTTTGTGCATGCATCTCTG GATCTGCTCCCCTAACAGCTGTGCAGTTGCTTTGGGTCAACATGATTATGGACACTCTTGGTGCACTAGCACTGGCTACAGAACCTCCAAATGATGGACTTATGAAAAGGTCCCCAGTTGGGAGGAATGTGAGCTTCATCACTAAGGCCATGTGGAGAAATATCATCGGTCAAAGTATATATCAACTTGCTGTTCTAGCAGTTCTTAATTTTGACGGAAAGCAGCTACTAAAACTTAGTGGTTCTGATGCAAGTGATACTCTCAACACTTTAATATTCAACTCCTTTGTCTTTTGCCAG GTGTTCAATGAGATAAACAGCCGGGATATAGAGAAAATAAACATATTCCGTGGAATGTTTGGGAGCTGGATATTCCTAGGAGTCATGGTGTGTACAGTGACTTTCCAAGTAATTATAGTTGAGTTTCTGGGCACTCTTGCTAGCACCGTGCCACTGAGCTGGGAACTTTGGTTACTCAGCGTCTTACTTGGATCAGTGAGCGTGCCACTTGCTGTCATCCTAAAATGCATCCCTGTCGAAAGAGATATAACCAAGCATCATGATGGTTATGTTGCGCTCCCAACTGGTGAAGCCCTGGCTTGA
- the LOC122276531 gene encoding calcium-transporting ATPase 4, plasma membrane-type-like isoform X2, whose translation MERFLKDFDVDPSEEARTRWRSAVTIVKNRRRRFRNITDLGKRAKAEKNKREIQEKIRVALYVQKAAIHFIDAAGRAEYKLSEETREAGFSIHPDELASIVRGHDIKGLKIHGGVEGIARKVSVSLNHGVSTVDLPTRQKIYGFNRYTEKPSRAFLMFVWDAFQDLTLIILTVCAVVSIGVGLPTEGWPKGMYDGLGIILSIFLVVMVTAISDYKQALQFKDLDKEKKKIFTQVTRDEKRKKVSIYDLVVGDIVHLSIGDLVPADGVYILGYSLLIDESSLTGETEPVNIYEEKPFLLSGTKVQDGSGKMLVTAVGMRTEWGKLMETLIEGGEDETPLQVKLNGVATLIGKIGLIFAVLTFVVLIGRYLVEKALNHEFADWSSSDALTILNYFATAITIIVVAVPEGLPLAVTLSLAFAMKKLMDERALVRHLSACETMGSASCICTDKTGTLTTNHMVVDKIWISEKSIEVKGNVSEDILKSDLSGRVLGILLQAIFQNTSSTVDKDESGRNTIFGSPTESALLEFGMLLGGNFDAQRREFKILKVQPFNSDRKKMSVLVALPDGGVRAFCKGASEIVLRMCDKVVDCNGGSVPLPKEQAKNITDVINGFASEALRTLCLAFIDLETTSDESSIPDDGYTLIAVVGIKDPVRLGVKDAVQTCLAAGITVRMVTGDNINTAKAIARECGILTEDGVAIEGRELRSMSPEQMKDTIPRIQVMARSLPMDKHTLVTQLRKMFGEVVAVTGDGTNDAPALREADIGLSMGIAGTEVAKESADVIILDDNFATIVNVAKWGRSVYINIQKFVQFQLTVNIVALVLNFVCACISGSAPLTAVQLLWVNMIMDTLGALALATEPPNDGLMKRSPVGRNVSFITKAMWRNIIGQSIYQLAVLAVLNFDGKQLLKLSGSDASDTLNTLIFNSFVFCQVFNEINSRDIEKINIFRGMFGSWIFLGVMVCTVTFQVIIVEFLGTLASTVPLSWELWLLSVLLGSVSVPLAVILKCIPVERDITKHHDGYVALPTGEALA comes from the exons GAAAAGATACGAGTTGCTCTTTATGTCCAAAAAGCAGCAATACATTTCATTGATG CTGCTGGTCGAGCTGAATACAAGTTATCAGAAGAGACTAGAGAAGCAGGTTTTAGCATTCACCCAGATGAACTTGCATCAATTGTTCGTGGCCATGATATTAAGGGCTTGAAAATTCATGGTGGAGTTGAGGGGATCGCAAGAAAAGTCTCTGTCTCACTGAATCACGGTGTTAGCACAGTGGATTTACCTACCAGGCAAAAAATATATGGATTCAACCGTTATACAGAGAAACCTTCCAGAGCTTTTTTGATGTTTGTATGGGATGCATTTCAGGACTTAACCCTAATAATCCTTACTGTTTGTGCTGTGGTATCTATAGGTGTAGGACTTCCCACTGAAGGGTGGCCTAAAGGCATGTATGATGGTTTGGGTATCATTCTTAGCATATTCTTGGTAGTTATGGTTACTGCTATCAGTGACTACAAGCAGGCCTTGCAATTCAAGGATTTAgataaggagaagaaaaagattttTACCCAGGTAACTAGggatgagaaaagaaaaaaggtttcTATATATGACTTGGTCGTTGGAGATATCGTTCACTTGTCCATTGGTGATCTAGTTCCAGCAGATGGGGTTTATATATTAGGATATTCTTTATTGATTGATGAATCAAGCTTGACAGGTGAGACTGAGCCGGTGAACATATATGAGGAGAAACCTTTTCTTCTTTCAGGAACTAAAGTGCAAGATGGTTCAGGAAAGATGTTAGTAACAGCAGTTGGTATGAGGACTGAATGGGGAAAGTTGATGGAAACTCTGATTGAGGGAGGGGAAGATGAGACTCCACTGCAGGTGAAGCTAAATGGTGTTGCTACACTTATTGGTaaaattggcttgatctttgcTGTGCTGACATTTGTGGTATTAATAGGGAGATATCTAGTGGAAAAAGCACTTAACCATGAGTTCGCAGATTGGTCTTCAAGTGATGCACTGACGATTCTGAACTACTTTGCCACTGCCATAACCATTATTGTTGTTGCGGTCCCTGAAGGATTGCCATTGGCAGTGACTTTGAGCCTTGCTTTTGCAATGAAGAAATTAATGGATGAAAGGGCACTCGTGAGGCATCTCTCTGCATGTGAAACAATGGGTTCCGCTAGCTGCATTTGTACGGATAAGACAGGGACATTGACCACAAACCATATGGTTGTTGATAAAATATGGATATCTGAAAAATCTATAGAGGTAAAAGGTAATGTGAGTGAAGATATATTAAAATCAGATTTATCTGGGAGAGTTCTAGGCATCCTATTGCAGGCTATATTTCAAAATACTAGCTCCACGGTGGATAAGGATGAAAGTGGAAGGAATACCATTTTTGGATCACCCACAGAATCAGCACTCCTAGAATTTGGCATGCTTTTGGGTGGCAATTTTGACGCCCAGCGCAGAGAGTTTAAGATACTTAAGGTTCAGCCTTTCAATTCAGATAGAAAAAAGATGTCTGTGCTTGTGGCTCTTCCTGATGGAGGGGTACGTGCATTTTGCAAAGGTGCATCTGAAATTGTATTAAGAATGTGTGATAAAGTTGTAGATTGCAATGGAGGATCCGTTCCTCTTCCTAAAGAACAGGCAAAGAATATCACAGATGTTATAAATGGCTTTGCATCTGAAGCTCTGAGAACTCTCTGCTTGGCTTTTATAGATTTAGAAACTACTTCTGATGAGAGCAGCATCCCTGATGATGGTTATACATTGATAGCAGTTGTTGGAATCAAGGATCCTGTACGCCTCGGGGTTAAAGATGCAGTTCAAACTTGTTTAGCTGCTGGAATAACTGTCCGCATGGTCACTGGTGACAATATAAATACAGCTAAGGCTATTGCCAGAGAATGCGGTATACTCACAGAAGATGGAGTAGCCATAGAAGGGCGAGAATTGCGTAGCATGTCTCCTGAACAGATGAAGGACACCATACCACGAATTCAG GTAATGGCTCGGTCTTTGCCAATGGACAAGCACACCTTGGTGACCCAATTGAGGAAGATGTTTGGTGAGGTTGTTGCAGTTACTGGTGATGGGACCAATGATGCTCCTGCTTTGCGTGAGGCAGACATTGGACTTTCTATGGGCATAGCAGGAACAGAG GTCGCAAAAGAAAGTGCCGATGTCATTATATTGGATGACAACTTTGCGACTATTGTAAATGTAGCCAAATGGGGACGTTCGGTATATATAAACATCCAAAAATTTGTGCAGTTCCAGTTGACGGTTAATATTGTTGCTCTAGTGCTCAATTTTGTTTGTGCATGCATCTCTG GATCTGCTCCCCTAACAGCTGTGCAGTTGCTTTGGGTCAACATGATTATGGACACTCTTGGTGCACTAGCACTGGCTACAGAACCTCCAAATGATGGACTTATGAAAAGGTCCCCAGTTGGGAGGAATGTGAGCTTCATCACTAAGGCCATGTGGAGAAATATCATCGGTCAAAGTATATATCAACTTGCTGTTCTAGCAGTTCTTAATTTTGACGGAAAGCAGCTACTAAAACTTAGTGGTTCTGATGCAAGTGATACTCTCAACACTTTAATATTCAACTCCTTTGTCTTTTGCCAG GTGTTCAATGAGATAAACAGCCGGGATATAGAGAAAATAAACATATTCCGTGGAATGTTTGGGAGCTGGATATTCCTAGGAGTCATGGTGTGTACAGTGACTTTCCAAGTAATTATAGTTGAGTTTCTGGGCACTCTTGCTAGCACCGTGCCACTGAGCTGGGAACTTTGGTTACTCAGCGTCTTACTTGGATCAGTGAGCGTGCCACTTGCTGTCATCCTAAAATGCATCCCTGTCGAAAGAGATATAACCAAGCATCATGATGGTTATGTTGCGCTCCCAACTGGTGAAGCCCTGGCTTGA